Proteins from one Clostridium cellulovorans 743B genomic window:
- a CDS encoding GH36-type glycosyl hydrolase domain-containing protein, producing the protein MNEKYKIPSWSFKGNKGEFILEDPHKTSGLYFPLANEAGMMSSITPLLAGDIKTSQNTFLMQPVSSRDLHNSLDSRNFWLNIDEKFIWSATGNSAYQKLMGFKTESEEKVELEAGYLWHKVTRENKVLGVSSEIINFVPVNQDKVELMKVTIKNIGDKKIKFTPTAAVPIYGRSADNIRDHRHVTSLLHRISTNEYGVVINPTLTFDERGHKVNNIVYSVQAVQGDGTSPIGFCPVEEDFVGEGGSLDWPEAIVNNKISFCGKYKTIDGFEAIGAIRFQDCSLEPRESNSYIVIMGINDSGLPIEEYVSSYGELLKFEDELEKNKLYWETKLSSLSFKSSSRDFDMWMKWVEVQPIMRRMYGCSFLPHHDYGRGGRGWRDLWQDCLALLLLEPKQVRELLYNNYGGVRFDGSNATIIGSKPGEFIADRNNISRTWMDHGAWPYLTTKLYIDRSGDLEFLLEKQAYFKDKQCRRSREVDTKWTDEYGRKQKNNDGSIYMGSIIEHMLLQQITAFFNVGENNNIRLEGADWNDGLDMAVEKGESVTFTAFYGSNLMDLSKLLKSIKEKLKIEEIEIALEMTTLFDTLRGRIDYDSVTEKNNLLNSYFDLCIHNVTGEKAMISIDELSSDLERKANWIKEHIRKNEWVKTSDGFEWFNGYYDNDGKPLEGQFKSGIRMTLTGQVFPIMGDIADEEQIEKVILSINKYLKDQKVGGIRLNSNFNEVKLNMGRCFGFAYGHKENGAMFSHMTIMYINALYKRGYVKEGYEILSMIYKHCSDFEKSRILPGIPEYINERGRGMYNYLTGAASWLLLTMVNEVYGIKGSLGDLKIQPKLLMEQFDNNYLASIFTTFRDKKINIVFINERKLEYGSYRIGRATLDGKTIELNLIEDSLVIDKTYIDKLHIDDKHELIINLV; encoded by the coding sequence ATGAATGAAAAATATAAGATACCTTCGTGGAGTTTTAAAGGGAATAAAGGAGAATTCATATTAGAAGATCCACATAAGACCAGTGGATTATATTTTCCTTTAGCAAATGAAGCAGGAATGATGAGTTCAATAACACCTTTATTAGCTGGAGATATAAAAACAAGTCAAAATACTTTTTTAATGCAACCTGTGTCTAGTCGTGATTTACATAATTCACTAGACTCAAGAAACTTTTGGCTGAATATTGATGAGAAATTTATATGGTCAGCAACAGGCAATTCTGCTTATCAAAAACTTATGGGTTTTAAAACAGAGAGTGAAGAAAAAGTGGAATTAGAGGCAGGTTATCTGTGGCATAAAGTAACGAGAGAAAATAAAGTTTTAGGAGTAAGTTCAGAAATAATTAACTTTGTACCAGTAAATCAGGACAAGGTTGAGTTAATGAAAGTAACTATAAAAAATATAGGAGACAAGAAGATAAAGTTTACTCCTACTGCTGCAGTACCTATCTACGGACGGTCAGCGGATAACATTAGAGATCACAGGCATGTTACTTCTTTGCTTCATAGAATATCTACAAATGAGTATGGTGTTGTGATTAATCCAACTTTAACTTTTGATGAGAGAGGTCACAAAGTAAATAATATTGTTTATTCAGTACAAGCAGTACAGGGAGACGGAACTAGTCCAATAGGATTCTGCCCAGTTGAAGAAGATTTTGTAGGTGAGGGCGGAAGTCTAGATTGGCCTGAAGCAATAGTAAATAATAAGATAAGTTTTTGTGGAAAATATAAAACTATTGATGGATTTGAAGCTATAGGGGCAATAAGATTTCAGGATTGCTCTTTAGAGCCTAGAGAATCTAATTCATATATAGTAATAATGGGCATTAATGATTCTGGACTTCCTATAGAAGAGTATGTATCAAGTTATGGCGAACTTTTGAAATTTGAAGATGAATTAGAAAAAAATAAATTGTATTGGGAAACAAAACTTTCCAGTTTAAGTTTTAAATCTTCAAGTAGGGATTTTGATATGTGGATGAAATGGGTGGAAGTTCAACCTATTATGAGAAGAATGTATGGATGTTCTTTTTTACCACACCATGACTATGGCAGAGGTGGTAGAGGTTGGAGAGACCTTTGGCAGGATTGTTTAGCATTATTGTTACTGGAACCTAAACAAGTTAGAGAATTATTATATAATAACTACGGTGGAGTTAGGTTTGATGGAAGTAACGCTACTATTATAGGTAGTAAACCTGGTGAATTTATTGCAGACAGAAATAATATTAGCAGAACATGGATGGATCATGGAGCGTGGCCATATTTAACTACAAAATTATATATAGACCGTAGCGGTGATTTAGAATTTTTACTTGAAAAACAAGCATATTTTAAGGATAAACAGTGCAGACGTTCAAGAGAAGTGGACACTAAATGGACTGATGAATATGGAAGAAAACAAAAAAATAATGATGGTTCGATTTATATGGGAAGTATAATTGAACATATGTTGCTTCAACAAATAACTGCTTTCTTTAATGTAGGTGAAAATAATAATATAAGGCTTGAAGGTGCTGATTGGAATGACGGCCTTGACATGGCAGTGGAAAAAGGTGAAAGTGTCACTTTTACGGCTTTCTATGGAAGTAACTTGATGGATTTAAGTAAACTGTTAAAAAGTATAAAAGAAAAATTAAAGATTGAAGAGATAGAAATAGCATTAGAGATGACTACTTTATTTGATACCTTAAGGGGAAGAATAGACTATGATTCTGTAACTGAAAAGAATAACTTATTGAATTCATATTTTGATTTGTGTATTCATAATGTCACTGGGGAAAAGGCTATGATAAGTATAGATGAGCTGTCAAGTGATTTAGAACGAAAAGCAAATTGGATAAAAGAACATATAAGAAAAAATGAATGGGTAAAAACCTCTGATGGCTTTGAATGGTTTAACGGCTACTACGATAATGATGGAAAGCCTTTGGAAGGTCAGTTTAAATCAGGTATTAGGATGACTCTAACTGGTCAAGTATTCCCGATAATGGGTGATATAGCTGATGAAGAACAAATAGAAAAAGTTATTCTATCTATTAATAAGTATTTAAAAGATCAAAAGGTTGGCGGCATAAGACTAAATAGTAACTTTAATGAAGTGAAACTAAACATGGGAAGATGCTTTGGGTTTGCTTATGGGCATAAAGAAAATGGTGCTATGTTCAGTCATATGACTATTATGTACATTAACGCATTGTACAAAAGAGGTTATGTAAAGGAAGGTTATGAAATTCTAAGTATGATTTATAAGCATTGTAGCGACTTTGAAAAAAGTAGAATTTTACCTGGCATACCTGAGTATATAAATGAAAGAGGAAGAGGCATGTATAATTACCTTACTGGAGCAGCTAGTTGGCTTTTACTTACAATGGTTAATGAAGTATACGGAATAAAAGGTAGCCTAGGGGATTTAAAGATTCAACCTAAATTGCTTATGGAACAATTTGATAATAATTATTTAGCATCTATTTTTACAACCTTTAGAGATAAGAAAATTAATATCGTATTTATAAACGAAAGAAAATTAGAATATGGCTCTTATAGAATTGGTAGAGCTACTTTAGATGGGAAAACCATTGAATTAAATCTAATTGAAGATTCTTTGGTTATTGATAAAACATATATAGATAAACTTCATATTGATGATAAACATGAATTGATTATTAATCTTGTATAA
- a CDS encoding glycoside hydrolase family 16 protein, whose protein sequence is MKKKSRMYFITGVISFVILIICIVIYKQFTDTKASKKLETSLVNSIKNDSSNKFTVNVGHTEVLSKDFLNKIEDEKKILIINGKGLRYEINTSDLKGKEKGNMSIMTKKLSEAENKKISTLISKNSEKEYEIYGFVIGDEKLEVGYKMQATIVVDSKWCGELVNVYRYDEESNQYSFVDRIKVEEDGNATLNIFRYGKYFLTSQDAPRYDESNVKLIYNEEFNEDGLPNKERWKYDLGGSGWGNEEKQNYTDSKENAKVQDGKLIITAKKERYEFNDYTSARLLSKDSWLYGRFEIKAKLPKGVGTWPAIWMMPKDSEYGSWPQSGEMDIMEHVGFDHGTVHATIHSQKYYWKANTQKAAQIQVDNVDSEFHVYSMEWTPHKIDFFVDGKKYFTTELDLIKDKEDGWKAWPYDKPFYLILNIAVGGSWGGQKGIDDSIFPQTMEVDYVKVYDLGVEKETMN, encoded by the coding sequence ATGAAGAAAAAGAGCCGAATGTATTTTATAACTGGAGTAATCTCTTTTGTTATATTAATCATATGTATTGTGATTTACAAACAGTTTACAGATACTAAAGCATCAAAAAAACTCGAGACAAGCTTAGTAAATTCCATAAAAAATGATAGTTCGAACAAATTTACAGTTAATGTTGGCCATACGGAAGTTCTTAGTAAGGACTTCCTAAATAAAATCGAAGATGAGAAAAAAATCCTAATAATAAACGGTAAGGGATTGAGGTATGAAATTAATACTTCTGATCTAAAAGGGAAGGAAAAAGGTAATATGAGTATAATGACAAAAAAGTTAAGTGAAGCAGAAAATAAAAAAATTAGTACTTTGATATCAAAAAATTCGGAAAAAGAATACGAAATTTATGGATTTGTTATTGGCGATGAAAAACTAGAAGTTGGATATAAGATGCAAGCTACAATAGTAGTGGATAGTAAATGGTGCGGAGAGCTAGTTAATGTATACAGATATGATGAGGAGAGCAATCAATATAGTTTTGTAGATAGGATTAAGGTTGAAGAGGATGGAAATGCAACCTTAAATATATTTAGATATGGAAAGTATTTTTTAACATCACAAGATGCTCCAAGATATGATGAGAGCAACGTTAAACTTATTTATAATGAAGAATTTAATGAAGATGGCCTTCCAAATAAAGAAAGATGGAAATATGACCTTGGTGGATCAGGTTGGGGTAATGAAGAAAAACAAAATTATACTGATTCAAAAGAGAACGCAAAGGTTCAAGATGGCAAATTAATTATTACTGCAAAAAAAGAAAGATATGAATTTAATGATTATACTTCTGCAAGGCTTTTAAGTAAGGATTCATGGCTTTATGGTAGATTTGAAATTAAAGCAAAGCTTCCTAAAGGTGTTGGAACTTGGCCAGCTATATGGATGATGCCTAAGGATAGTGAATATGGATCATGGCCACAAAGCGGAGAAATGGACATAATGGAGCATGTTGGATTCGATCATGGGACAGTACATGCTACTATCCACTCTCAAAAGTATTATTGGAAAGCTAATACACAAAAAGCTGCACAAATTCAAGTGGATAATGTAGATAGTGAATTCCATGTGTATTCTATGGAATGGACACCTCATAAAATAGATTTCTTTGTAGATGGTAAAAAATACTTTACTACAGAGTTGGATTTAATAAAGGATAAAGAAGATGGTTGGAAAGCTTGGCCATACGATAAACCTTTCTATTTAATCTTAAATATTGCTGTAGGTGGAAGTTGGGGAGGACAAAAAGGAATTGATGACAGTATCTTCCCACAAACTATGGAAGTTGATTATGTAAAAGTTTATGACCTTGGTGTTGAGAAAGAAACGATGAATTAA
- a CDS encoding SpaA isopeptide-forming pilin-related protein: protein MIKKKFLASTLVIVFLMQIFMSNFNLIFVKATEISDFSFITGVTIKDTNGNELGDNVGKSDEIHATYSWEIPNDKSVNAGDIYTMQLPKEIHIVAVINQPINDTEGNKIADMRIGTDNKVVITFTQYASENSNVSGYFFVDCHFKASEISNLNPVPIVFNITGMATPVVVDVNFDQPDPTVEKNGTYDPVTDDITWKVTVNKEGVKADNVNFEDIIDSSQEFIDNSVEVEGIPISYFYDNKSGKLSCDLGNITSEQVITFKTNVHNDLATKAQGNYNYTNTAKINYQDNGSSKAITSNTKTVPVTVKYISKVGIYDEATKQIDWTIKVNETGRTIANAKVIEDIPAGLKVIPGTIKVGDSTADTTVIDGEYYYNYIDNTSTSRLEYSLGNISGVKTFTFSTEVNGNLYNSNNLKVFNNIAYIVGDGIPANTSSNYGVGVQSNILQKDGIGYDASTGRITWRITVNKNKTNIPAGAVITDDIPNGQTYVANSVKLDGTLLDDSIYTAATTGDVTKTGTLSYTFSNSFSDIHVIEFQTQLMNDKHYKANYNGIYNNSANITATAVNENASGTQSVNSEIIKKTSVDYNYATREITWKIVVNKNAMPITNAIVSDEIPSGQEYVENSATIDDNSKGTFNSETDIKANNKIVYYFTGTINKTYTVTLKTRITDLSIFNSTGYKNLYNMATIAGDEIPKDGVTFSTASRSIQNSVVSKKSSYTNGNDYIDWIVESNNNYSIDLSGATITDNLQDGLSLDTDTVELYTLTVNPNGTLTDKAKVQLTKDNVSYDPATRKFVFTFPKDSGTGAYRLKFRTNVTKVGSYSNSVQFNGFTTNQNASSSSVGVWFSSGGGGGVGATGSITVVKVDKDDTSKKLSGAVFQLLDQYGNVKATSSPTGSDGTVLFNKLKFDIDYYVKELTAPVGYNVNSDLYKFQLHNVTDQKDITYVFQNEKIKGNIQLTKVDDDNKGLPGAEFTLYDATDTSYTNPLNTAISDSNGSVLFNNVPYGIYVIKETKAAVGYNMSLQVLTVNITEDGKVVQASTSPIINTKIKGNIDFNKTLESGLPLANAEFTLYDALDTTYLHPLMIAVSDSNGIVRFNNVPYGQYTIKETKAPTGYVLSSEILSAEISQEGKTVRTTPDTLGNIKIKGSIEFLKTGEDKTGIQGVEFTLYNATDINFLNPLKSLISDSNGIVRFENVEYGNYVIKETKPLAGYNPISQIITATITEDGKTVKATPDTVINNKIKGNIKLLKVGEDNKGIENAEFTLYSVKDTSYTTPLMAAVSDANGLVEFKNVSFGSYLIKETKAPVGYNLSTQICTAEINEEGKTIEANPNVLADTKIKGNIELLKVRADKLPLKGVEFTLYDATDLNFLNPLMVSVSGDNGIVTFNDVLYGNYTIKETKTITGYTLYTQTISVRIVEDGKTVKPNPDTIVDIKIKGTIAINKIDNDGNAVEGAEFAIYDATDTKYENPLMTAVSDTNGKLVFKDLVYGNYVAKEIKAPSGYQISEDILEILVKDDGATYFKEVRNAKILVSIIVKAVDKDGKSLPNTEFVIYDKNGKPIGKVESDDEGVVKFDNVGYGDYTIKQIKGDDGYIISDQVIPIKVDSPETRNLIVENQKVIPPSKNTNSNVKDKAITEESTKTDKATIEGLPKTGTYFDFANLLMVGVINILIGTIFIVRRKN from the coding sequence ATGATAAAAAAGAAATTTTTAGCATCGACACTAGTGATAGTATTTCTAATGCAGATATTTATGAGTAATTTTAATTTAATATTTGTCAAAGCAACTGAAATATCAGATTTCTCATTTATTACTGGTGTCACAATAAAAGATACAAATGGTAACGAGTTAGGGGATAATGTTGGTAAGAGTGATGAAATTCATGCTACATATAGTTGGGAAATTCCAAACGACAAAAGTGTTAATGCTGGTGATATATACACTATGCAATTACCAAAGGAAATTCATATTGTAGCTGTTATTAATCAGCCAATCAATGATACAGAGGGTAATAAAATTGCAGATATGCGTATAGGTACAGACAACAAAGTAGTAATTACCTTTACCCAGTATGCAAGTGAAAACTCAAACGTTAGTGGATATTTCTTTGTTGATTGTCATTTTAAAGCTAGTGAGATATCAAATTTGAATCCTGTTCCCATTGTGTTTAATATTACAGGAATGGCAACACCTGTTGTTGTTGATGTAAATTTTGATCAACCAGATCCAACTGTTGAGAAGAATGGAACATATGATCCAGTAACTGATGATATCACTTGGAAGGTAACTGTCAATAAGGAAGGGGTAAAGGCTGATAACGTAAACTTTGAAGATATCATAGACTCTTCGCAAGAATTTATTGATAATTCTGTTGAAGTTGAAGGTATACCTATTTCTTATTTCTATGATAATAAAAGTGGTAAATTATCATGTGATCTAGGGAATATAACTTCCGAGCAAGTTATAACTTTTAAAACAAATGTGCATAATGATTTGGCTACAAAAGCGCAAGGTAATTACAACTATACAAACACTGCTAAAATAAACTATCAGGATAATGGAAGTTCTAAAGCTATAACCTCTAATACAAAGACTGTTCCAGTCACTGTCAAATATATTAGTAAAGTCGGTATATATGATGAAGCAACAAAGCAAATAGATTGGACAATTAAGGTTAATGAAACTGGTAGAACTATTGCAAATGCTAAAGTTATTGAAGATATTCCAGCAGGGTTAAAGGTTATCCCTGGAACTATAAAAGTTGGTGATTCAACTGCTGATACTACTGTAATTGATGGAGAATATTATTATAATTATATAGATAATACTAGTACAAGCAGACTTGAATATAGTTTAGGAAATATATCTGGAGTAAAGACTTTTACTTTTTCAACTGAAGTAAATGGAAACTTATACAATTCAAATAATCTAAAGGTTTTTAACAATATAGCATATATCGTTGGTGATGGTATTCCGGCAAATACATCTTCAAACTATGGAGTAGGCGTTCAATCAAATATTCTTCAGAAGGATGGAATAGGTTATGATGCTTCTACCGGTAGAATTACTTGGAGAATTACTGTTAATAAAAATAAGACTAATATACCAGCGGGAGCAGTTATTACAGATGATATTCCTAATGGACAAACTTATGTTGCTAATTCAGTAAAATTAGATGGCACTTTATTAGATGATAGTATATATACTGCCGCAACTACTGGTGATGTTACCAAAACAGGAACTTTAAGTTATACCTTTTCTAATAGTTTTTCTGATATTCATGTAATAGAATTTCAAACTCAGTTAATGAATGATAAACATTATAAAGCAAATTATAATGGTATATACAATAACAGTGCTAATATTACAGCTACAGCTGTTAATGAAAATGCCAGTGGAACGCAGTCTGTAAATAGTGAGATTATTAAGAAGACAAGCGTTGATTATAACTATGCCACAAGAGAAATTACTTGGAAGATAGTAGTGAATAAAAACGCTATGCCAATAACTAATGCTATAGTCAGTGATGAAATTCCAAGCGGACAAGAATATGTTGAGAATTCGGCAACTATAGATGACAATAGTAAAGGAACGTTTAATAGCGAAACAGATATAAAAGCAAATAATAAGATTGTTTATTATTTCACTGGTACAATTAATAAAACCTATACAGTAACGCTTAAAACTAGAATTACAGATTTGAGTATATTCAATTCTACTGGATATAAAAATCTATATAATATGGCTACTATTGCTGGAGATGAAATACCAAAAGATGGTGTGACATTTAGTACAGCTAGTAGAAGTATACAAAATTCTGTTGTTTCTAAGAAATCTAGTTATACAAACGGTAATGATTATATTGATTGGATTGTAGAATCAAATAATAATTATTCTATTGATTTATCAGGTGCAACTATAACAGATAATTTGCAAGATGGTCTTTCGTTAGATACAGATACAGTAGAACTATATACATTAACGGTCAATCCAAATGGAACTCTTACGGATAAGGCAAAAGTTCAATTGACAAAGGATAATGTATCTTATGATCCAGCTACAAGAAAGTTTGTATTTACATTCCCTAAAGATTCTGGAACAGGAGCGTATAGATTGAAGTTTAGAACTAATGTAACAAAAGTTGGTTCATATTCTAATTCTGTTCAGTTTAATGGTTTTACTACAAATCAAAATGCCTCATCTTCTTCTGTTGGAGTTTGGTTCTCAAGCGGTGGTGGAGGTGGTGTAGGAGCAACTGGAAGTATTACTGTAGTAAAGGTCGATAAGGATGATACTAGTAAGAAACTTTCAGGTGCGGTTTTTCAACTTCTAGATCAATATGGTAATGTAAAAGCTACTTCTTCACCAACAGGAAGTGACGGAACTGTCTTATTTAATAAGCTAAAATTTGATATAGATTACTATGTTAAAGAGTTAACAGCTCCAGTAGGCTACAATGTAAATAGCGATTTATATAAGTTTCAACTTCATAATGTTACAGATCAAAAAGATATAACATATGTTTTTCAAAATGAAAAGATAAAAGGTAATATTCAGCTTACTAAAGTAGATGATGATAATAAAGGACTTCCAGGTGCAGAATTCACCCTTTATGATGCTACAGACACTAGTTATACAAATCCATTGAATACAGCAATCAGTGATAGTAATGGCAGTGTACTATTCAATAATGTTCCATATGGAATATACGTGATTAAAGAAACAAAAGCAGCAGTAGGGTATAATATGTCATTACAAGTTCTCACAGTTAATATAACTGAAGATGGAAAAGTAGTACAAGCTAGTACTAGTCCAATTATAAATACAAAAATTAAAGGTAATATAGATTTCAATAAGACTTTAGAGAGTGGGTTGCCTCTAGCAAATGCGGAATTTACTCTTTATGATGCTTTAGATACTACATATTTACATCCATTAATGATTGCGGTTAGTGATAGTAATGGTATTGTAAGATTTAATAATGTTCCATATGGACAATATACAATTAAAGAAACTAAAGCACCAACAGGCTATGTTCTATCCTCAGAAATTCTTTCAGCAGAGATCTCTCAAGAAGGAAAAACTGTTAGAACAACTCCAGATACATTAGGGAACATTAAGATTAAAGGAAGTATAGAGTTTCTTAAAACTGGAGAAGATAAAACTGGAATTCAAGGCGTTGAATTTACTTTATATAATGCTACGGATATCAATTTTTTAAATCCATTAAAGAGCTTAATAAGTGATAGCAATGGTATTGTTAGATTTGAAAACGTAGAGTATGGAAACTACGTTATAAAAGAAACTAAGCCACTAGCAGGATATAATCCCATATCACAAATTATTACAGCAACAATAACTGAGGATGGAAAGACAGTTAAAGCAACTCCAGATACAGTTATTAATAACAAAATTAAAGGAAATATAAAACTTCTTAAAGTCGGAGAAGATAATAAAGGTATAGAAAATGCAGAATTTACACTTTATTCTGTTAAGGATACTTCATATACGACTCCTTTAATGGCCGCAGTTAGTGATGCTAATGGACTTGTAGAATTTAAAAATGTTTCATTTGGAAGCTATTTGATTAAAGAAACAAAGGCTCCAGTAGGATATAATTTATCAACACAAATTTGCACAGCTGAAATAAATGAAGAAGGAAAAACAATAGAAGCAAATCCAAATGTACTAGCTGATACAAAAATCAAAGGGAACATAGAACTTCTGAAAGTCAGAGCAGATAAACTTCCATTAAAAGGAGTAGAATTTACTTTATATGATGCAACAGATTTAAATTTCTTAAATCCTTTAATGGTTTCAGTTAGTGGTGACAATGGAATTGTTACATTTAATGATGTGCTATATGGAAACTATACAATAAAGGAAACTAAAACAATTACAGGATATACTTTATATACACAAACAATATCAGTAAGAATTGTTGAAGATGGAAAGACTGTTAAACCAAATCCTGACACGATAGTTGATATAAAAATTAAAGGTACAATAGCTATAAATAAAATCGATAATGATGGAAATGCTGTGGAAGGAGCAGAATTCGCTATTTATGATGCGACAGATACTAAGTATGAAAATCCATTGATGACAGCTGTTAGTGATACTAATGGAAAGTTAGTATTTAAGGATTTAGTGTATGGAAATTATGTAGCAAAAGAAATAAAAGCGCCATCTGGTTATCAAATATCAGAGGATATATTAGAGATATTGGTTAAGGATGATGGAGCTACTTATTTTAAAGAGGTAAGAAATGCTAAAATTTTAGTTTCTATCATAGTTAAAGCTGTTGATAAGGATGGCAAGAGTTTACCTAATACGGAATTTGTCATTTATGATAAGAATGGTAAACCTATTGGGAAAGTTGAGAGTGATGATGAGGGTGTAGTGAAGTTCGATAATGTTGGATATGGGGATTATACTATTAAACAAATAAAAGGTGATGATGGATACATAATAAGTGACCAAGTAATACCTATAAAGGTTGATAGTCCAGAAACACGAAATTTAATAGTAGAAAATCAAAAAGTGATACCACCAAGTAAAAATACTAATTCTAATGTTAAGGATAAAGCTATAACGGAAGAATCAACAAAAACAGATAAAGCTACAATTGAAGGCCTACCAAAAACAGGAACATATTTTGATTTTGCTAACCTATTGATGGTAGGAGTAATAAATATTCTTATTGGAACAATCTTCATAGTTAGAAGAAAAAATTAG